From a single Lactococcus allomyrinae genomic region:
- the cmk gene encoding (d)CMP kinase gives MKKIQIAVDGPASSGKSTVAKIVARDLDLIYLDTGAMYRAATFVALQKETNKAEEIIDFIKRNPISFMNGKSGQEVYLGLNNVTQVIRTNEVTNTVSKISAMPEIREFLVAEQQRIAHNGGIIMDGRDIGTVVLPEAELKIFLVASVDERAERRYKENIEKGIPTNLEQLKEEIAKRDYKDSTREISPLKQANDAVLLDSTGKTIEDVVLFIEEKVKAIV, from the coding sequence ATGAAAAAGATTCAAATTGCTGTTGATGGACCAGCATCAAGCGGGAAATCAACAGTTGCTAAAATCGTAGCTCGCGACCTTGATTTAATCTATCTGGATACAGGCGCAATGTATCGAGCTGCAACATTTGTTGCTTTGCAAAAAGAAACAAATAAGGCAGAGGAAATTATTGATTTTATAAAACGTAATCCTATCTCTTTTATGAATGGTAAGAGTGGTCAAGAAGTTTATTTAGGACTAAATAATGTGACTCAAGTTATTCGGACTAATGAAGTTACAAATACAGTGTCTAAGATTTCAGCCATGCCAGAAATTCGTGAATTTCTAGTTGCTGAGCAGCAACGTATTGCTCATAACGGTGGAATCATCATGGATGGACGTGATATTGGAACTGTGGTTTTACCTGAAGCCGAACTTAAAATATTTTTAGTTGCTTCTGTGGATGAACGAGCAGAACGACGCTATAAAGAAAATATAGAAAAAGGAATTCCCACAAATCTTGAACAACTGAAAGAAGAAATCGCTAAACGAGATTATAAAGATAGTACGCGTGAGATTTCACCTCTGAAGCAAGCTAATGATGCTGTGCTCCTTGATAGCACAGGAAAAACAATTGAAGATGTTGTTTTATTTATTGAAGAAAAAGTAAAAGCAATTGTTTAA
- a CDS encoding PTS sugar transporter subunit IIB — protein sequence MSIGIVIASHGEFAAGIKQSGSMIFGEQEKVQVVTFMPNEGPADLHAKIEAAIATFDAEDDVLVLADLWSGSPFNQASAVMGENPDRKIAIITGLNLPMLIQAYTERMMDASAGIEQVVANIMKEAKAGVRVLPDELQPAEETATAAAPVAAQGAIPEGTVIGDGKIKINLVRIDTRLLHGQVATAWTPDSKADRIIVVSDNVAKDTMRKTLIEQAAPPGVKANVVPIKKMIEVAKDPRFGGTHAFLLFENPHDALEIVEAVPGLISTINVGSMAHSAGKTMLNTVLSADKSDVAAFEKMRDLGINFDVRKVPTDSRADLFALIQKANVK from the coding sequence TTGAGTATCGGAATTGTTATTGCGAGCCATGGTGAATTCGCCGCAGGCATCAAACAATCTGGTTCTATGATTTTCGGTGAGCAAGAAAAAGTACAAGTTGTTACTTTTATGCCTAACGAAGGACCAGCTGATTTGCATGCTAAAATCGAAGCAGCTATCGCAACATTTGATGCTGAAGATGATGTTCTTGTCCTTGCTGACTTGTGGAGCGGTTCTCCATTTAACCAAGCAAGCGCTGTGATGGGTGAAAACCCTGACCGCAAGATTGCCATTATCACAGGCCTCAACTTGCCAATGCTGATTCAAGCCTACACAGAGCGTATGATGGATGCGTCTGCTGGTATTGAACAAGTAGTGGCGAACATTATGAAAGAAGCTAAGGCAGGCGTACGCGTTCTTCCTGATGAGCTTCAACCCGCAGAAGAAACTGCTACGGCAGCTGCTCCTGTAGCCGCACAAGGCGCTATTCCAGAAGGGACAGTCATCGGCGATGGTAAAATTAAAATCAACCTCGTTCGTATTGACACTCGTTTGCTTCACGGTCAAGTTGCAACAGCATGGACTCCAGATTCTAAAGCTGACCGCATCATTGTTGTTTCTGACAATGTTGCCAAAGATACCATGCGTAAGACTCTGATTGAACAAGCTGCTCCTCCAGGAGTTAAAGCTAATGTTGTTCCAATCAAGAAAATGATTGAGGTTGCTAAAGACCCACGTTTTGGTGGAACACACGCTTTCTTGCTCTTTGAAAACCCACATGATGCTTTAGAAATTGTTGAAGCCGTTCCTGGTCTCATCTCAACGATTAACGTTGGTTCTATGGCTCACTCAGCAGGTAAAACTATGTTGAATACTGTTCTTTCTGCTGATAAGAGTGATGTTGCAGCCTTTGAAAAAATGCGTGATCTTGGTATCAACTTTGATGTCCGTAAAGTTCCAACTGACTCAAGAGCTGATTTGTTCGCATTGATTCAAAAAGCAAATGTTAAATAA
- a CDS encoding ferredoxin, translated as MKIKIIPDKCIACGLCHVHAPEVFDYHDDGIVKFYATDQQQKELPDTSSLRSAVKLCPTGALKILEDI; from the coding sequence ATGAAGATAAAAATTATTCCTGATAAATGTATCGCATGTGGGCTATGCCATGTCCATGCACCCGAAGTATTCGACTATCACGATGATGGTATTGTCAAATTCTATGCTACTGATCAACAACAAAAAGAATTACCCGATACTTCGTCACTCCGTTCAGCCGTTAAATTATGTCCCACTGGGGCCCTCAAAATCCTTGAGGACATTTAG
- a CDS encoding extracellular solute-binding protein: MKSWKKVALGGASVLAVATLAACGNSASGSKSTSSKSPAVKGDVTLWVDPANVDSYKTLVNGFEKKYPDVKVKVTQSPTGSANAKTDVGKDPSKAADVFKVPNDQLGAMAEAGYINPLSPDATKWVKSNDISVAADAVSWKGKFYAYPQDQQSNIIFYNKSKFSSAPTDWSQFTKDTAIGTDFSNSYNWYPAFLSNGTVLFGKDGETLDGTDVSGDSGVQVLTWFAKQKANTGVVNSGQALLADLKSGKTAAVLDGPWDAGNIKKLLGDNYGVTTLPTIDFGSGSKQMQAFSGVGTLAVNSASKNQVAASKLAEYLSNADSQKELYKDNNAIPVAKSLQDDSTITNDPAAQAVIKQVPNDTLMPKMPEMATFWNLAAPLINNTYLGKTPASQFATQLKTFQESISKATK; encoded by the coding sequence ATGAAATCTTGGAAAAAAGTTGCCCTTGGTGGAGCATCAGTGCTCGCAGTAGCAACACTCGCAGCTTGCGGAAATTCTGCAAGTGGTAGCAAATCAACATCATCAAAATCTCCAGCAGTAAAAGGAGATGTTACTTTGTGGGTTGACCCTGCAAACGTTGACAGTTACAAAACTTTAGTAAATGGGTTTGAAAAGAAATACCCTGATGTTAAAGTAAAAGTTACTCAGTCCCCAACAGGTTCAGCAAATGCTAAAACTGACGTTGGTAAAGATCCATCTAAAGCTGCTGATGTCTTCAAAGTTCCTAATGACCAACTTGGTGCTATGGCTGAAGCTGGATACATTAATCCTTTATCACCTGATGCAACAAAATGGGTTAAATCAAACGATATTTCAGTAGCTGCTGATGCCGTATCTTGGAAAGGTAAATTTTACGCTTACCCTCAAGACCAACAGTCTAACATTATTTTCTACAATAAATCGAAATTCTCAAGTGCTCCAACTGATTGGAGTCAATTCACAAAAGATACTGCTATCGGTACAGACTTCTCTAATTCATACAACTGGTATCCTGCCTTCCTTTCAAATGGAACCGTTTTATTTGGTAAAGATGGTGAAACTTTAGATGGTACTGATGTATCTGGAGATTCAGGAGTTCAAGTTCTAACTTGGTTTGCAAAACAAAAAGCAAATACAGGTGTAGTCAATTCTGGTCAAGCTTTACTTGCTGATTTGAAATCTGGTAAAACTGCTGCAGTCCTTGATGGTCCTTGGGATGCTGGAAATATCAAAAAACTTCTTGGCGATAACTACGGTGTAACAACACTTCCTACTATTGACTTTGGTTCTGGCTCTAAACAAATGCAAGCATTTTCTGGTGTAGGTACACTTGCTGTTAATTCTGCATCTAAAAATCAAGTGGCTGCTTCAAAACTTGCTGAATATCTTTCAAATGCAGACTCTCAAAAAGAACTCTATAAAGACAATAATGCTATTCCTGTTGCTAAGAGCTTACAAGATGATTCAACAATCACTAATGACCCTGCTGCACAAGCCGTTATCAAACAAGTACCAAATGATACTTTAATGCCTAAGATGCCTGAAATGGCCACATTCTGGAATTTAGCTGCACCTTTGATTAATAATACATACCTTGGTAAGACTCCAGCATCACAATTTGCTACACAACTTAAGACTTTCCAAGAATCTATTTCTAAAGCAACTAAATAA
- a CDS encoding LCP family protein, translating into MNDKKYKRLEYLRHNIDYLTIRERQEYYELLNEFTAHESYYNPEEAEEYSGYEAQTNDYDSGYSDEGVQHSSASNRRSGRNSSISPTLSERRKNVKKDKDSKKSPKLGKNGKKKKHWLRRILSVIILIIVVMAGFFVYGYSRGVKHEGGVAKPETFTSLKNSDGSVNILLLGADKRPGQSSDVAHTDTIMVLHMNAKDHQMRLVSFMRDTLVNVPGVSGSSKINSAFTVGEQENRQGVNLMSETLKENFGVNCQYYAVVDFSSFATIIDSLFPTGLKIDAKFSTVNGQKLSAVPVPDDLSETEGKTSTDKVLTADEAAALGYPDGGGTFMMIKPGVQKMDGRTLLNYARFRHDDEGDFGRVKRQQQVLETVMSKMKNPLTLFTGSSALGTTRAVTMTNIPNSFLLTSGIKSLFDMKNGIKSTTIPNNNDWQNAYDRYGGLGLSIDMVKYKAEAEKLLGQ; encoded by the coding sequence ATGAATGATAAAAAATATAAAAGACTAGAATATTTGAGGCATAACATTGATTATCTCACTATTCGCGAACGTCAAGAGTATTATGAATTACTCAATGAATTTACAGCACATGAAAGTTACTATAATCCTGAAGAGGCTGAGGAATATTCGGGATATGAAGCTCAGACTAATGATTATGATAGCGGTTATTCAGATGAAGGTGTCCAACATTCTTCTGCTTCAAATCGAAGAAGTGGGCGAAACTCATCAATATCTCCTACTCTAAGTGAGAGAAGAAAAAATGTTAAAAAAGATAAAGATTCAAAAAAATCTCCAAAGTTGGGAAAAAATGGTAAGAAAAAAAAGCATTGGTTGAGAAGGATACTCAGTGTCATTATTTTAATTATTGTAGTCATGGCAGGATTTTTCGTTTATGGCTATAGTCGAGGTGTAAAACATGAAGGAGGTGTGGCGAAACCAGAAACTTTTACTAGTTTAAAAAATTCTGATGGATCTGTTAATATTCTTCTTCTTGGAGCGGATAAACGCCCAGGTCAATCATCAGATGTGGCGCATACAGATACAATCATGGTGCTCCATATGAATGCTAAAGACCATCAAATGAGGCTTGTCAGTTTCATGCGCGATACACTGGTCAATGTGCCAGGAGTTAGTGGCAGCTCAAAAATCAACTCAGCTTTCACAGTAGGAGAGCAAGAGAATCGTCAAGGAGTGAACTTGATGAGTGAAACATTGAAAGAGAATTTTGGTGTCAACTGTCAATATTACGCAGTGGTAGACTTCTCTAGTTTTGCGACTATTATTGACTCTCTCTTCCCCACAGGATTGAAAATTGATGCGAAATTTTCAACAGTAAATGGACAAAAACTCAGTGCTGTACCTGTTCCAGATGATTTATCAGAAACAGAAGGTAAAACTTCTACCGATAAAGTCCTTACTGCAGATGAAGCGGCTGCTTTAGGTTATCCAGATGGTGGTGGAACATTCATGATGATTAAGCCAGGGGTTCAAAAAATGGATGGTCGCACTTTGTTGAACTACGCTCGGTTCCGTCATGATGATGAAGGAGATTTTGGTCGAGTAAAACGTCAACAACAAGTTTTAGAAACTGTGATGTCTAAAATGAAAAATCCTCTTACTCTTTTTACTGGTTCTAGTGCGTTGGGAACGACTCGTGCGGTCACAATGACAAATATTCCAAATTCATTCCTATTAACATCAGGAATCAAATCATTATTTGATATGAAAAATGGAATAAAATCAACAACAATACCAAATAATAATGACTGGCAAAATGCATATGATAGGTATGGAGGTTTAGGGCTTTCTATTGATATGGTAAAATATAAAGCGGAAGCTGAAAAACTTCTTGGACAATAA
- a CDS encoding SAG1386/EF1546 family surface-associated protein, producing MSTKEPWNNEIYRAMREEPTEMKRQVRIKDENKRPLTTRFLTFLVVLMFIIVGLAIGFILWNSQVQSNASIAKNFHQASVSQKETVKSSDKTSASSNATTNTSVSSTSTASSSSAAGSTYTVVAGDYPSTIAAKTGIAWETIASLNNISADGYNADGSAIHAGQVLKLK from the coding sequence GTGTCAACGAAAGAACCTTGGAATAACGAAATATATCGTGCAATGCGAGAAGAACCAACAGAAATGAAAAGACAAGTTAGAATAAAAGATGAAAATAAGCGACCTTTAACGACACGCTTTTTGACTTTTCTTGTTGTCTTAATGTTTATTATTGTGGGATTGGCAATAGGTTTCATCCTATGGAATAGTCAAGTTCAAAGTAATGCGAGTATAGCGAAAAACTTCCATCAAGCATCAGTGAGCCAGAAAGAAACAGTGAAATCAAGTGATAAGACATCCGCTTCTTCAAACGCGACTACCAATACAAGTGTAAGTAGTACGAGTACCGCCTCTAGTAGTAGTGCTGCTGGTTCAACTTATACCGTTGTTGCTGGAGATTATCCTAGTACAATTGCTGCAAAAACGGGGATTGCATGGGAGACTATTGCAAGTTTGAACAATATCTCGGCAGATGGCTATAACGCTGATGGTAGTGCAATTCATGCAGGACAAGTTCTTAAATTAAAATAA
- a CDS encoding glycoside hydrolase family 13 protein produces MNKAALYHRPESEFAYLYTKELMHIRLRADKDDIATVELVYGDPYMWKGVDNPDTQYWESRSIEMKKMLSTNISDFFEAEITVPTKRVDYLFVVTGVDGEKVIYTDQGLLDYDKTLVTKKYGAFRLPYFHETDRFHAPEWVKQTVWYQIFPERFANGDKSNDPEETKEWNPTETPERQDFYGGDLQGVINHLDHLTELGVNGIYFTPVFQAFSNHKYDTEDYLDIDKHFGDKEIFKKLVDEAHKRGIKVMLDAVFNHIGDTSAQWQDVLKYQQDSKFADWFHVNQWPATYTPTDDFENAENATYDTFAFTPHMPKLNTANPEVEAYLLKVADYWIREFDIDAWRLDVADEVDHTFWKKFRTTCDAAKKDFYILGEVWHSAQPWLVGDEFTAVMNYAYTDAIKDGFITKKISLEQMASNINTQLTLYRKQVNQMMFNVLDSHDTPRILTVAKNNKNLMKLVETFTYLQPGVPCIYYGDEYAVTGGMDPECRKCMPWEKEFQDENMFEFFKGLVAFRHEYQEILSDSDVEWKIVDNENGIVKFKRGDLKAVFNIGEKPAYFSAENIVFSNLIDGKNVLQYGFVIYK; encoded by the coding sequence ATGAACAAAGCAGCACTTTACCATCGCCCTGAATCAGAGTTTGCGTACTTATATACGAAAGAATTGATGCATATTCGACTTCGAGCGGATAAGGATGATATCGCAACTGTAGAATTGGTTTATGGTGACCCTTATATGTGGAAAGGAGTGGATAATCCAGATACACAATATTGGGAAAGTCGTAGTATAGAAATGAAGAAGATGCTTTCTACTAATATTAGTGATTTCTTTGAAGCTGAGATTACTGTTCCTACTAAACGAGTGGATTATTTATTTGTAGTCACTGGTGTAGATGGTGAGAAAGTCATCTATACTGACCAAGGGTTATTGGATTATGATAAGACATTAGTAACTAAAAAATACGGCGCTTTTCGCCTTCCTTATTTCCATGAAACTGATCGTTTCCATGCACCTGAGTGGGTTAAGCAAACGGTTTGGTATCAAATTTTTCCTGAACGTTTTGCTAATGGGGATAAATCAAATGACCCTGAAGAAACAAAAGAATGGAATCCAACGGAGACACCTGAACGTCAGGACTTTTATGGGGGTGATCTACAAGGGGTGATTAATCATTTGGATCACTTAACGGAGCTTGGTGTAAACGGAATTTACTTTACTCCGGTTTTTCAGGCGTTTTCAAATCATAAATATGATACAGAGGATTATTTGGATATTGATAAGCATTTTGGTGATAAAGAAATTTTCAAAAAGCTCGTGGACGAGGCGCATAAGCGCGGAATTAAAGTAATGTTGGATGCAGTTTTTAATCATATTGGGGATACTTCTGCACAATGGCAAGATGTTTTGAAATATCAACAAGACTCAAAATTTGCTGATTGGTTCCATGTAAATCAATGGCCAGCGACATATACACCGACAGATGATTTTGAAAATGCTGAGAACGCAACTTACGACACATTTGCTTTTACTCCGCATATGCCTAAGTTAAATACAGCAAATCCAGAAGTTGAAGCTTATTTACTTAAAGTTGCAGATTATTGGATTCGTGAATTTGATATTGATGCTTGGCGTTTGGATGTTGCTGATGAAGTAGATCATACTTTCTGGAAGAAATTTAGAACAACTTGTGATGCTGCGAAAAAAGATTTTTATATCTTAGGGGAGGTGTGGCATTCGGCTCAACCGTGGCTTGTTGGGGATGAGTTCACGGCTGTGATGAATTATGCTTATACAGATGCTATCAAGGATGGATTTATCACGAAGAAGATTTCGCTTGAACAAATGGCTTCTAATATCAACACACAATTAACACTTTATAGAAAACAAGTGAATCAAATGATGTTTAATGTGTTAGATTCACATGACACTCCACGTATTTTGACTGTTGCAAAAAACAATAAAAATCTGATGAAACTTGTGGAAACTTTTACTTATCTCCAACCTGGTGTACCATGTATCTACTATGGCGATGAGTACGCTGTTACTGGCGGTATGGATCCAGAATGCCGAAAATGTATGCCGTGGGAAAAAGAATTTCAAGATGAAAATATGTTTGAATTTTTCAAAGGATTGGTTGCTTTTCGTCATGAATACCAAGAGATTTTGAGTGATTCTGATGTTGAGTGGAAAATTGTTGATAATGAAAATGGTATTGTTAAGTTTAAACGTGGAGACTTGAAAGCTGTTTTCAATATTGGGGAAAAACCAGCTTATTTTTCAGCTGAAAATATTGTATTCTCTAATTTGATAGATGGTAAGAATGTTTTACAATACGGTTTTGTGATTTATAAATAA
- a CDS encoding sugar ABC transporter permease codes for MKSYKNQRRTSLILRYILLVVLALLWIFPVLWMIVTSFAQNNNTGFVQTLFPTHWTLENYIGIFNNPMYPYLNWVLNTFILAVICAVANTFITTIMSYSLSRLRFKFRKPFLQFALIIGMFPGIMGMIAMYSILKSINMLNLWGMALVYVGGSGLGFYVFKGFLDTIPRSIDEAAIIDGASRWQTFIKITLPLSRPMIVYTSLMAFIGPWLDFLFSSYILGGGNPKIRTVAYGLQNMMTNSKGSSATNLYQFIAGSVLIAVPITILFIIMQRFYVNGITAGADKG; via the coding sequence TTGAAATCTTACAAAAATCAAAGAAGAACTTCTCTTATCTTGCGTTACATTCTATTAGTTGTTTTAGCGCTACTCTGGATTTTTCCCGTGCTATGGATGATAGTGACAAGCTTTGCTCAAAATAATAACACAGGATTTGTTCAAACGCTTTTTCCAACTCACTGGACACTTGAAAACTATATAGGGATTTTCAATAACCCTATGTACCCTTATTTAAATTGGGTTTTAAATACTTTTATCTTAGCAGTTATTTGTGCAGTAGCTAATACGTTCATCACGACTATTATGTCCTATTCCCTATCACGTTTACGTTTTAAATTTAGAAAACCATTCTTACAATTTGCCCTAATTATTGGGATGTTTCCAGGTATTATGGGAATGATTGCCATGTATTCTATTTTAAAATCTATTAATATGTTAAATCTTTGGGGAATGGCTTTAGTTTATGTCGGAGGCTCAGGACTTGGTTTCTATGTCTTTAAAGGATTTTTAGATACTATACCTCGCTCTATTGACGAAGCTGCAATCATTGATGGTGCCTCACGCTGGCAAACTTTTATCAAAATCACCTTACCCTTATCTCGTCCAATGATTGTTTACACTTCTCTTATGGCTTTCATTGGTCCTTGGCTCGATTTCCTATTCTCTAGCTATATATTGGGAGGTGGAAATCCTAAAATACGTACAGTAGCCTATGGTCTGCAAAATATGATGACTAACTCTAAAGGTTCTAGTGCAACTAACCTTTATCAGTTTATCGCAGGTAGTGTACTTATCGCTGTACCTATCACAATTCTCTTTATTATTATGCAACGTTTCTACGTCAACGGAATTACCGCTGGTGCAGACAAAGGATAA
- a CDS encoding PTS mannose/fructose/sorbose transporter subunit IIC: MSAISVIFVLIFAFLAGLEGILDQWQFHQPILACSLIGLATGHLAQGIILGGALQMIALGWANIGAAVAPDAALASVASAILMVQGGNYDLNHIMGVIVPTGILLATAGLVLTTFVRFLSVGIIHLADASAEKGSYNGVAGWHMFALLLQGLRIAIPAGIILAIPAKTVTAALNAIPDWVSGGLAVGGGMVVVVGYAMVINLMATKELWPFFFLGFALAPISQLTLIAMGILGVVIAIVYLNLEKAGNSRGAAGGSGDPIGDILNDY, from the coding sequence ATGAGTGCTATTTCAGTCATTTTTGTCCTTATCTTCGCGTTCCTTGCTGGACTTGAAGGTATTTTGGACCAATGGCAATTCCACCAACCTATTCTTGCTTGTTCATTGATTGGTCTTGCTACTGGTCACTTGGCACAAGGTATTATCCTCGGTGGTGCCCTTCAAATGATCGCCCTTGGTTGGGCTAATATCGGTGCTGCTGTCGCTCCCGACGCTGCACTTGCTTCTGTCGCTTCTGCTATCTTGATGGTTCAAGGTGGTAACTACGATTTGAACCACATTATGGGTGTTATCGTTCCTACTGGTATCTTGCTTGCAACTGCTGGTTTGGTTCTTACTACATTCGTTCGTTTCCTTTCAGTTGGTATCATTCACTTGGCTGATGCTTCTGCTGAAAAAGGTTCTTATAATGGTGTTGCTGGTTGGCATATGTTTGCGCTCCTTCTTCAAGGTTTGCGTATTGCTATCCCTGCTGGTATCATCTTGGCTATCCCTGCAAAAACAGTTACAGCTGCCTTGAATGCTATCCCTGACTGGGTATCTGGTGGTCTTGCTGTTGGTGGTGGTATGGTTGTTGTCGTTGGTTATGCAATGGTTATCAACCTTATGGCTACTAAAGAACTCTGGCCTTTCTTCTTCCTTGGATTTGCTCTTGCACCAATTTCACAATTGACTTTGATTGCTATGGGTATCCTTGGTGTCGTTATCGCTATCGTTTATCTCAACCTTGAAAAAGCAGGAAACTCACGTGGTGCTGCTGGTGGTTCTGGTGACCCAATTGGCGATATCTTGAACGATTATTAA
- a CDS encoding PTS system mannose/fructose/sorbose family transporter subunit IID produces the protein MENTNKKFSLSKNERFKVMVRSMFLQGSWNFERMQNLGFLYAILPALKKFYPAGSDGAKAALKRHMEFFNTHPYPAAPIIGVTLALEEEIANGGDVDEAAIQGVKVGMMGPLAGVGDPVFWFTVRPIVGAVAASLATGGSIIAPLFFFFVWNIIRIAFLWYTQEFGYKQGVNITSDLGGGFLQTLTKGASILGMFILGALIQRWVNISFAGPNAMLPKQPIQDGGYIDFPKGSVSGTDLHNILGQFKGGLSLENFKQQSLNDVFNSLIPGFVALLLTFLVIAILRKWKSKNAPLVIIIALFVVGILLRVAGLA, from the coding sequence ATGGAAAATACAAATAAAAAGTTCAGCCTTTCTAAAAACGAACGTTTCAAAGTAATGGTTCGCTCAATGTTCTTGCAAGGTTCATGGAACTTCGAACGTATGCAAAACCTTGGTTTCCTCTATGCAATTCTTCCTGCATTGAAGAAATTCTATCCTGCTGGCTCTGATGGTGCTAAAGCTGCCCTCAAACGTCACATGGAATTCTTTAACACTCACCCATATCCAGCTGCTCCAATCATCGGTGTTACTCTTGCCCTTGAAGAAGAAATCGCTAATGGTGGTGATGTTGATGAAGCAGCTATCCAAGGGGTTAAAGTTGGTATGATGGGTCCTCTCGCTGGTGTTGGTGACCCTGTCTTCTGGTTTACAGTACGTCCTATCGTTGGTGCCGTAGCTGCATCTCTTGCAACTGGTGGTTCTATTATTGCTCCTTTGTTCTTCTTCTTTGTATGGAATATCATCCGTATCGCTTTCTTGTGGTATACTCAAGAATTTGGATATAAACAAGGGGTTAACATTACTTCTGACCTCGGTGGTGGTTTCCTTCAAACTTTGACTAAAGGTGCATCTATCCTTGGTATGTTTATCCTTGGTGCCTTGATTCAACGTTGGGTTAACATTAGCTTTGCTGGTCCAAATGCTATGCTTCCTAAACAACCTATTCAAGATGGAGGTTATATTGACTTCCCTAAAGGTTCTGTTTCAGGAACTGACCTTCACAATATTCTTGGTCAATTCAAAGGCGGACTTAGCCTTGAAAACTTCAAACAACAATCTTTGAACGATGTATTTAATTCATTGATTCCTGGTTTTGTTGCTTTGCTCTTGACTTTCCTCGTTATCGCTATCTTGCGTAAATGGAAATCTAAAAACGCTCCACTTGTTATTATCATCGCTCTCTTCGTTGTGGGTATCTTGCTCCGCGTTGCTGGTCTTGCTTAA
- a CDS encoding carbohydrate ABC transporter permease, whose translation MFKKKNKFPPEATYGEVWSKGDIFAKLSFIIMGLFQLKNKQWLKGILFLASEIIIIGWLFFSGFSAISMLGTLGTVKTKKVVWDASQGVYNTILPDNSILYLLFGVFAIVAVALLIFLYIVHLRSLRHLYALNRDDAHIPTTLEDLSSLLDDRLYITLMALPLLGILAFTVAPLIFMITLAFTNYDSQHLIGFSWTGFSAFIQIFQGDFGQAFLPILAWTIIWAIASTVTTFLGGVLLALLIESKGIKFKGFWRTLFVVVFAVPQFVSLLLMAMFLDDHGPINTALENAHWIAGPIQFLSDPTLAKISVIGVNMWIGIPVTMLVSTAIIQNLSQDQIEAARIDGANSFQVFRSITFPQILFVLTPTLIQQFIGNFNNFNVIYLLTGGGPNTSNTLANAQAGTTDLLITWLYKLTTQSTRNYAVASAIGIIIFVITATASLALYRRTNAFKEG comes from the coding sequence ATGTTCAAAAAGAAAAATAAATTTCCTCCTGAAGCAACTTATGGAGAAGTCTGGTCTAAAGGTGATATTTTTGCCAAACTTAGCTTTATAATCATGGGACTTTTTCAACTTAAAAATAAACAATGGCTTAAGGGTATTCTTTTTCTCGCTAGTGAGATTATTATCATCGGTTGGCTATTCTTTTCTGGTTTCAGCGCCATCAGTATGCTCGGAACGTTAGGAACAGTCAAGACAAAAAAAGTCGTTTGGGATGCCTCACAAGGTGTATACAATACCATTTTACCTGATAATTCCATTCTTTATTTACTTTTTGGGGTTTTCGCCATAGTAGCCGTTGCCTTACTCATCTTCCTATACATCGTACACCTCCGCTCTTTACGCCATTTGTACGCTCTGAACCGTGATGACGCACATATTCCTACTACATTAGAAGATTTATCTTCACTTTTGGATGACCGTCTTTATATTACTTTGATGGCTTTGCCATTGCTCGGGATTCTCGCTTTTACAGTTGCACCTCTGATTTTCATGATTACACTGGCTTTCACAAATTATGATAGTCAACACCTCATAGGTTTTTCATGGACTGGTTTTTCCGCATTCATTCAAATTTTCCAAGGCGATTTTGGACAAGCTTTCTTACCTATACTAGCTTGGACAATTATTTGGGCAATCGCTTCAACGGTAACAACTTTCCTTGGAGGTGTGTTACTCGCTCTGCTCATCGAATCTAAAGGTATCAAATTTAAAGGATTCTGGAGAACACTTTTTGTTGTTGTGTTCGCTGTACCTCAGTTTGTCTCTCTTTTGCTGATGGCAATGTTCCTAGATGACCATGGTCCTATCAATACTGCATTAGAAAATGCGCATTGGATAGCAGGACCTATTCAATTTTTATCTGACCCAACATTGGCAAAAATTTCAGTCATCGGGGTCAATATGTGGATTGGTATTCCAGTTACAATGTTAGTTTCAACTGCCATTATTCAAAATCTTTCTCAAGATCAAATTGAAGCTGCACGTATTGACGGAGCTAACTCTTTTCAAGTTTTCCGTTCAATTACATTCCCACAAATTCTTTTTGTCTTGACACCAACATTGATTCAACAATTCATTGGTAATTTTAACAACTTTAATGTTATTTATCTCCTTACAGGTGGTGGTCCAAATACAAGTAACACTCTAGCTAATGCTCAAGCCGGAACGACTGACTTGCTTATTACTTGGCTTTATAAATTGACAACCCAATCTACGAGAAACTACGCAGTCGCATCTGCAATTGGTATTATCATATTTGTTATTACCGCAACAGCTTCATTAGCATTGTATCGTAGAACCAATGCATTTAAGGAGGGATAA